The Cellulophaga sp. L1A9 genome window below encodes:
- the rlmD gene encoding 23S rRNA (uracil(1939)-C(5))-methyltransferase RlmD produces the protein MRRKKNKTRTVFENVTVVDAGAKGKTIGKAPDGRVIFLNNTVPGDVVDVETTKKRKAYFEGTAINFLTLSDKRVAPVCQHFGTCGGCKWQDMGYEHQLFYKQKEVENNLIRIGHLELPEITPILGSKKQYFYRNKMEFSFSDSRWLSLDEIKSDEEIKDRNALGFHIPGMWDKILDIEKCHLQEDPSNAIRLETKAFALKNDLSFFNPRNQHGLLRTMMIRTSSTGEIMVLVQFFENDKIKRELLLNHLQLKFPEITALLYVVNEKQNDTIYDQEIVCFAGRDHIFEEMEGLKFKINAKSFYQTNSDQAYELYKITRDFAGLTGNELVYDLYTGTGTIAQFVAKKAKKVVGIEAVPEAIEDAKANAIFNKIENTSFFAGDMKNIFNAQFISENGTPDIIITDPPRDGMHKDVVAQILAIAPQKVVYVSCNSATQARDLELMKDEYKITRTQAVDMFPQTHHVENVVLLEKR, from the coding sequence ATGCGTAGAAAAAAAAATAAAACAAGAACTGTTTTTGAAAATGTAACTGTAGTTGATGCAGGTGCAAAAGGCAAAACTATTGGCAAAGCTCCAGACGGTCGTGTTATCTTTTTAAATAACACCGTCCCTGGTGATGTTGTCGATGTTGAAACTACAAAGAAAAGAAAAGCTTATTTTGAAGGTACTGCTATAAATTTCCTTACACTTTCCGATAAGCGAGTAGCACCTGTATGCCAGCATTTTGGTACTTGTGGCGGTTGTAAATGGCAAGATATGGGTTATGAACATCAACTTTTTTACAAACAAAAAGAAGTTGAAAATAACTTAATACGTATTGGACATTTAGAGCTACCTGAAATTACTCCTATTCTAGGTTCTAAAAAACAATATTTCTACCGCAATAAAATGGAATTCTCTTTTTCAGATAGTCGTTGGCTATCTTTAGATGAAATAAAATCTGATGAAGAAATAAAAGACAGAAATGCATTAGGCTTTCACATACCAGGAATGTGGGATAAAATCCTTGATATAGAAAAATGTCACTTACAAGAAGATCCTTCTAATGCCATACGCTTAGAAACTAAGGCATTTGCGTTGAAAAATGACTTGTCCTTTTTTAATCCAAGAAATCAACATGGATTATTAAGAACCATGATGATTCGTACTTCATCAACAGGAGAAATAATGGTATTGGTTCAATTTTTTGAAAATGATAAAATTAAAAGAGAATTGCTTTTAAATCATTTACAACTTAAGTTTCCTGAAATCACAGCGCTATTATATGTGGTAAACGAAAAACAAAACGATACTATTTATGATCAAGAAATAGTATGTTTTGCAGGACGTGATCATATCTTTGAAGAAATGGAAGGCTTAAAATTTAAAATTAATGCAAAATCTTTCTATCAAACAAATTCAGATCAAGCCTACGAACTTTACAAAATAACAAGAGATTTTGCTGGTTTAACGGGTAATGAATTGGTCTATGATTTATATACCGGAACTGGAACTATTGCGCAGTTTGTTGCTAAAAAAGCAAAGAAAGTAGTTGGTATTGAGGCGGTCCCAGAAGCCATCGAAGATGCCAAAGCAAATGCGATTTTCAACAAAATAGAAAACACTTCTTTCTTCGCTGGCGATATGAAGAATATTTTCAATGCACAATTTATTAGCGAAAACGGCACTCCTGACATTATTATTACAGACCCTCCAAGAGATGGAATGCATAAAGATGTTGTAGCACAAATTTTAGCTATTGCACCTCAAAAAGTAGTATATGTAAGTTGCAATAGCGCTACACAAGCACGCGATTTAGAACTCATGAAAGACGAATACAAGATTACAAGAACACAAGCCGTAGATATGTTTCCACAGACACATCACGTTGAAAATGTTGTACTTTTGGAAAAGCGATAA
- the rocD gene encoding ornithine--oxo-acid transaminase encodes MAILETMTSKDVIALEEKHGAHNYHPLPVVLSRGEGVFVWDVEGKKYYDFLSAYSAVNQGHCHPEIVGAMTKQAQTLTLTSRAFYNDVLGKYEKYATETFGFDKLLPMNTGAEAVETALKICRKWAYEKKGIPENEAQIVVCENNFHGRTTTIISFSNDPVARKNFGPYTDGFLKIEYDNIKALQEVLEQNKNVAGFLVEPIQGEAGVYVPSDNYLKDAKALCEKHNVLFIADEVQTGIARTGRLLATCGNCSCSDKHCSGTPEVKADILILGKALSGGAYPVSAVLANDAIMNVIQPGNHGSTFGGNPIAAVVGIAALEVIKNEKLAQNAFDLGELFRAELNKFIPTSSIVNAVRGKGLLNAILINDTEDSSTAWDICMALKENGLLAKPTHGNIIRFAPPLVMTKEQLLDCVAIITNTLQKFEK; translated from the coding sequence ATGGCTATTTTAGAAACTATGACTTCTAAGGATGTAATCGCATTAGAAGAAAAGCATGGAGCACACAATTATCACCCATTACCTGTAGTATTAAGTAGAGGAGAAGGTGTTTTTGTTTGGGATGTAGAAGGTAAAAAGTATTATGATTTTTTATCTGCTTATTCCGCAGTAAACCAGGGGCATTGTCATCCAGAAATTGTTGGGGCAATGACCAAGCAAGCACAAACACTTACATTAACATCTAGAGCATTTTATAATGATGTATTAGGTAAGTATGAAAAGTACGCAACAGAAACCTTTGGTTTTGATAAGCTACTTCCAATGAACACAGGTGCCGAAGCAGTAGAAACCGCTTTGAAAATTTGTAGAAAATGGGCATATGAGAAAAAAGGAATTCCAGAAAATGAAGCACAGATTGTAGTTTGCGAGAATAATTTTCATGGGAGAACTACTACGATCATTTCATTTTCTAATGATCCTGTTGCTCGTAAGAATTTTGGACCTTATACAGACGGATTCTTAAAAATAGAATACGATAATATAAAAGCTTTACAAGAGGTTTTAGAGCAAAATAAAAATGTAGCTGGTTTTCTTGTAGAACCAATACAAGGAGAAGCCGGAGTTTATGTGCCTTCGGATAATTATTTAAAAGATGCAAAAGCACTTTGTGAAAAACACAATGTATTGTTTATCGCAGATGAAGTACAAACGGGAATTGCTAGAACAGGGAGACTTTTAGCTACTTGTGGTAACTGTAGTTGTTCTGATAAGCATTGTAGTGGTACTCCAGAGGTTAAAGCAGATATTTTAATATTAGGCAAGGCTTTATCAGGTGGTGCTTACCCTGTTTCTGCAGTATTAGCTAATGATGCTATTATGAATGTAATACAGCCGGGCAACCACGGTTCTACTTTTGGAGGGAACCCTATTGCAGCTGTTGTAGGAATCGCCGCCTTAGAAGTGATTAAAAATGAAAAATTAGCTCAAAATGCATTTGACCTAGGTGAATTGTTTAGAGCAGAATTGAATAAATTTATACCTACAAGTTCTATTGTAAACGCAGTACGAGGTAAAGGGTTGTTAAATGCTATATTAATCAATGATACCGAAGATAGTTCTACGGCTTGGGATATCTGTATGGCTTTAAAAGAAAACGGACTTTTAGCAAAGCCTACACATGGAAACATCATTCGTTTTGCACCGCCTTTAGTTATGACTAAAGAGCAGTTATTAGATTGTGTTGCTATTATTACCAATACACTTCAGAAGTTTGAAAAATAA
- a CDS encoding CCC motif membrane protein — protein MEQQKLPNATMIIVLSIFGYLCCCFAGLGIIPSGIAFFMATKAEKLNNENPEIYDNYSTIKTGKIVAMIAVILNILMVIRYIYLFATGGFSEMQVQWDEMMRQIEEAQ, from the coding sequence ATGGAACAACAAAAACTACCTAATGCAACAATGATCATCGTTCTTAGTATTTTCGGATACTTATGCTGCTGTTTTGCAGGACTTGGTATAATACCATCAGGAATTGCATTTTTCATGGCAACTAAAGCTGAAAAACTAAATAATGAAAATCCCGAAATTTATGATAATTATAGCACCATTAAAACGGGTAAAATTGTTGCAATGATCGCTGTTATATTAAACATTTTAATGGTTATACGTTATATCTACCTTTTCGCAACTGGTGGTTTTAGCGAAATGCAGGTGCAATGGGATGAAATGATGAGACAAATAGAAGAAGCTCAATAA
- a CDS encoding CCC motif membrane protein: protein MEQQKLPNATLIIVLGILGYLCCCFAALGIIPSGIAFFMATKSQKLYEEKPEVYDNYNIIKTGKIVALIALILNILMIINVIYVLSTVGWEAWSTEFSRRWTESMESGGNY from the coding sequence ATGGAACAACAAAAATTACCCAATGCAACACTAATAATTGTTTTAGGGATATTAGGATATTTGTGCTGCTGTTTTGCTGCACTAGGAATAATACCTTCTGGAATTGCATTTTTCATGGCGACGAAGTCGCAGAAACTCTATGAAGAAAAACCAGAAGTTTATGATAACTATAATATCATTAAAACAGGTAAAATCGTTGCATTGATTGCATTGATCTTGAATATATTGATGATAATTAACGTTATTTACGTCTTATCTACAGTAGGCTGGGAAGCATGGTCCACGGAATTTTCAAGAAGATGGACTGAAAGTATGGAATCTGGAGGTAATTATTAA
- a CDS encoding DUF2752 domain-containing protein, translating to MQLVIFFLKLEEYMLPCFSKKIFGMDCPGCGIQRSVSLILHGEFGAAFKMYPAIYTLLLLFGFLLVNNFFTFKAANKIIISLTSISVLLILTNYILKFL from the coding sequence ATGCAGCTTGTTATCTTTTTTTTAAAATTAGAAGAGTATATGCTACCTTGTTTTAGCAAAAAAATATTTGGTATGGATTGCCCTGGTTGTGGGATTCAACGTTCTGTATCTTTAATTCTTCATGGAGAATTTGGAGCTGCTTTTAAAATGTATCCAGCAATTTACACCCTACTTTTACTTTTTGGTTTTTTGCTTGTCAATAACTTTTTCACCTTTAAAGCTGCTAATAAAATTATTATTTCCCTTACTAGTATTAGTGTCCTACTAATATTAACCAATTATATTTTAAAATTTTTATAA
- a CDS encoding Smr/MutS family protein, translating to MTFKVDDRVEAMDDTITGIVTELKGDKVTVLSDDGFLLIYHPSELIKIINDRNLTVSNFEVAKIKSEKAIPKRRNSQIVRPKERTAPKMEVDLHIHNLVPSQRGMSNYDMLNIQLDTAKRQLEFAVRKKIQKVVFIHGVGQGVLKEELHYLFGRYDNVKYYDADYQKYGLGATEIYIFQNA from the coding sequence ATGACTTTTAAGGTTGATGATCGAGTAGAGGCTATGGATGATACCATTACAGGTATTGTTACAGAATTAAAGGGAGATAAGGTTACCGTATTAAGTGATGATGGTTTTTTATTGATCTACCATCCGTCAGAACTTATAAAAATTATAAACGACCGTAACCTGACAGTTTCCAATTTTGAGGTAGCAAAAATTAAATCTGAAAAAGCGATTCCTAAAAGGCGAAATTCACAAATTGTTAGGCCCAAAGAACGTACAGCCCCTAAAATGGAAGTAGATTTACATATTCATAATTTAGTTCCTTCTCAAAGAGGAATGTCTAATTATGACATGTTAAACATACAATTAGATACAGCCAAAAGACAACTAGAATTTGCTGTTCGAAAAAAAATACAGAAAGTAGTTTTTATACATGGGGTAGGGCAAGGCGTTCTTAAAGAAGAATTACACTACCTTTTTGGTCGTTATGATAATGTGAAATATTATGATGCAGATTATCAAAAATATGGATTAGGAGCCACTGAAATTTATATTTTTCAGAATGCTTAA
- a CDS encoding cysteine desulfurase family protein, which yields MRKVYLDNAATTQVRESVIKKMQEALAECYGNPSSTHSFGRTAKTAIERTRKTIAKYINAHPSEIIFTSGGTEADNMILRCAVRDANVTTIITTKIEHHAVLHTVEELEKEYGITIAYVDLDEFGNPKFSHLESLLEVDDSKKLVSLMHVNNEIGNIIPIAEIASLCKKYNALFHSDTVQSLGHLPFDVQTISADFLTAAAHKFHGPKGIGFAFVRRNSGLKPMIFGGSQERGFRAGTEAFHNIVGLEEAFVCAYDNLEKERAYVTGLKTYFIENLKKAIPGVIFNGHSGDLEKSTYTLVNARLPFDAQKSLMLLFQLDIKGIACSKGSACQSGSDLGSHVLSEILDQEEMKKPSIRFSFSTFTTEEDLDYVIQELKTFSEN from the coding sequence ATGAGAAAAGTATATTTAGATAATGCAGCAACAACACAGGTTAGAGAATCTGTAATTAAAAAAATGCAAGAAGCTTTAGCAGAATGCTATGGAAACCCTTCCTCTACACATAGTTTTGGGCGCACTGCTAAAACAGCGATAGAAAGAACTAGAAAAACAATTGCTAAATATATCAATGCACATCCTTCTGAAATTATTTTTACTTCCGGGGGTACAGAAGCGGATAATATGATTTTACGCTGTGCTGTTCGCGATGCGAATGTAACTACAATTATTACTACAAAAATTGAACATCATGCGGTACTTCATACCGTGGAAGAACTAGAGAAAGAGTATGGTATTACTATTGCTTATGTAGATTTAGATGAATTTGGGAATCCAAAATTTTCACATTTAGAATCCTTATTGGAAGTTGATGATTCTAAAAAGTTAGTAAGCTTAATGCATGTGAATAATGAAATTGGAAATATTATTCCAATAGCAGAAATTGCAAGCTTATGTAAGAAATATAATGCGCTGTTTCATTCTGACACAGTGCAATCTTTAGGGCATTTGCCTTTTGATGTTCAAACGATTTCTGCAGATTTTTTAACAGCCGCTGCGCATAAATTTCATGGACCTAAAGGGATTGGTTTTGCTTTTGTTCGAAGAAATTCAGGACTTAAACCTATGATTTTTGGAGGGTCACAAGAACGTGGTTTTAGAGCAGGAACAGAAGCTTTTCATAATATTGTAGGATTAGAAGAGGCCTTTGTTTGTGCGTATGATAATCTTGAAAAAGAGAGAGCTTATGTTACAGGCTTAAAAACCTATTTCATAGAGAACTTAAAAAAGGCTATACCAGGAGTTATTTTTAATGGTCACTCTGGAGATTTGGAAAAAAGCACGTATACCTTGGTAAATGCTAGATTACCTTTTGATGCACAAAAATCTTTAATGCTATTGTTTCAATTAGACATTAAAGGTATTGCTTGTTCTAAAGGTAGTGCCTGTCAGTCAGGGAGTGATTTAGGTTCACATGTACTTTCTGAGATTTTAGACCAAGAAGAAATGAAAAAACCATCCATTCGGTTTTCGTTTTCAACATTTACAACGGAAGAAGATCTAGACTACGTGATTCAAGAATTAAAAACTTTTTCAGAAAATTAA
- a CDS encoding TonB-dependent receptor plug domain-containing protein produces the protein MKCIKLFYFLLFPVVILAQKANITGVILDTNHLPISNTTVHTSLHGTVSDSNGFYFLEIDADQEINITFSHLGHKDVVLNKLLLSTNETFEFNPVLRRDIIQIDEVTITASGEKTVAAITTVAPEIIRLIPGANAGVENVLKLLPGVSSNNELSTQYNVRGGNYDENLVYVNEIEVYRPFLIRSGQQESLSFVNSAMIQNVKFSSGGFQAKYGDKLSSALDITYKNPVSFGLEIDASLLGANVTLETSSKNKKLSSISGLRYRDNSLLINSQETNTNITPIAFDFQTYESYSISKKINIGFLGTLSTNEYQNNPTSRTTNFGTLNEPKSLTIYYAGQEHNKYNAVSGALKATFQINENTTLKLIPSIYHTIEEEASDIIAQYQLGDISSDLGDVSNSRRLGTQFNRARNTLDALILNIEHKGIYSKNDGKLEWGIKYSHEDIRDRLMESEFLDSLGYLVRPSTIDFANNQPATPFDAPIVALESANATNYVQTDRASAYLQYSKQLGWKSNTLYFNIGARSQHWSVSGKNISSNSQTVFSPRAQIALKPNWEKDMFFKIAAGVYHQPPFYREFRDVNGLVNPNVKAQKSIHTVLTNEYSFILWDSPFKLVSEAYYKDLSSINTYTVEDVRIRYAANNNATAYAYGAEFRLNGAFVPGTESWVSLGYMKTEENSEKRGFIARPTDQRIKVGVLFQDYIPSIPDIRMYLNLIYTTGLPGGSPNYADPYLFNSRLRDYKRADLGISYTFVDENKRAAKNSWFSGFKELSGGFELFNLFNNQNSITNTWVRDIDTKQQFAVPNYLTSRILNLKIRMRF, from the coding sequence TTGAAATGTATTAAATTATTTTATTTTCTTTTATTCCCTGTTGTTATACTTGCCCAAAAAGCAAATATAACTGGGGTTATTCTAGACACTAATCATTTACCTATTTCTAATACTACTGTGCACACTTCCTTGCATGGCACAGTTTCCGACAGCAATGGATTTTACTTTTTAGAGATTGATGCAGACCAAGAAATTAACATCACATTTTCACACCTTGGACATAAGGATGTTGTTTTAAATAAATTACTCCTTAGCACAAACGAAACCTTTGAATTTAATCCTGTTTTACGGAGAGATATTATTCAAATAGACGAAGTTACAATTACCGCTTCTGGCGAAAAAACTGTAGCCGCCATTACAACGGTTGCCCCTGAAATAATTAGATTAATCCCCGGTGCAAATGCAGGCGTAGAAAATGTATTGAAGTTGTTACCCGGAGTATCATCAAATAATGAATTAAGTACGCAATACAATGTGCGCGGAGGTAATTACGATGAAAACCTAGTCTATGTGAATGAAATTGAGGTTTACAGACCATTCTTAATACGGTCAGGGCAACAAGAAAGCCTAAGTTTTGTAAACAGTGCAATGATCCAAAATGTAAAATTTTCTTCTGGGGGATTTCAAGCAAAATATGGAGATAAACTTTCATCTGCTTTAGATATCACTTATAAAAACCCTGTCTCATTTGGTTTAGAAATAGATGCTAGTTTATTAGGCGCTAATGTAACTTTAGAAACCAGTAGTAAAAACAAGAAGCTAAGTTCTATTTCTGGGCTTAGATATAGAGACAATAGCTTACTGATAAACTCACAAGAAACAAACACCAATATTACGCCTATTGCATTTGATTTTCAGACGTATGAAAGTTACAGCATATCAAAAAAAATAAATATTGGCTTTTTAGGAACGTTATCTACTAATGAGTATCAAAACAATCCAACATCAAGAACCACAAATTTTGGAACGTTAAACGAGCCAAAGTCTTTAACTATCTATTACGCTGGTCAAGAACACAATAAATACAATGCGGTATCAGGAGCACTAAAGGCAACATTTCAAATTAATGAGAACACTACTCTCAAACTAATTCCGTCCATATACCATACCATAGAAGAAGAAGCATCAGATATTATTGCACAATACCAATTAGGAGATATAAGTTCTGATTTGGGTGATGTTTCCAATAGTAGAAGATTGGGTACACAGTTTAATCGGGCAAGAAATACCTTAGATGCGTTAATTTTAAATATTGAACACAAAGGTATTTACTCAAAAAATGACGGTAAATTGGAATGGGGCATAAAGTATAGTCATGAAGATATTAGAGATCGACTAATGGAGTCCGAATTTCTAGACTCTTTAGGATACTTGGTAAGACCAAGCACTATAGATTTTGCAAACAACCAACCCGCCACTCCTTTTGACGCCCCTATTGTGGCTCTTGAGAGTGCAAATGCCACGAACTATGTACAAACAGATAGAGCATCTGCTTACCTGCAATATAGCAAGCAATTAGGATGGAAATCTAATACCCTTTATTTTAACATAGGAGCTAGAAGTCAGCATTGGTCAGTTTCTGGCAAGAATATTTCAAGCAATTCTCAAACAGTATTTAGTCCCAGAGCGCAAATAGCATTAAAACCCAATTGGGAAAAAGACATGTTTTTCAAAATTGCAGCAGGTGTTTACCATCAACCTCCGTTTTATCGCGAATTTCGTGATGTTAATGGTCTTGTAAATCCGAATGTAAAAGCGCAAAAATCTATTCATACTGTGCTTACAAACGAATATAGCTTTATCCTTTGGGACAGTCCCTTTAAACTCGTCAGTGAGGCTTACTATAAAGACTTAAGTTCTATAAACACCTATACAGTTGAGGATGTTCGCATTCGTTATGCAGCCAACAATAATGCGACCGCATATGCCTATGGTGCCGAGTTTAGATTAAACGGTGCTTTTGTTCCTGGCACAGAATCTTGGGTTAGCCTAGGATATATGAAAACTGAAGAGAATAGTGAGAAACGCGGGTTTATCGCAAGACCTACTGACCAACGTATTAAGGTAGGGGTTCTATTTCAAGACTACATTCCCTCAATACCAGATATTAGAATGTATTTAAATTTGATTTATACTACTGGACTACCAGGCGGTTCCCCTAATTATGCAGATCCTTATTTATTTAATAGTAGATTAAGAGATTATAAACGGGCAGATTTAGGAATTTCCTATACTTTTGTAGATGAAAACAAAAGAGCAGCTAAAAATAGTTGGTTTAGCGGATTTAAAGAATTGTCAGGTGGATTTGAATTGTTCAATTTATTTAACAATCAAAATTCCATAACAAATACTTGGGTTCGTGATATAGATACCAAACAACAATTTGCAGTGCCTAATTATTTAACAAGTCGGATTCTAAATTTAAAAATTCGCATGAGATTTTAG
- a CDS encoding M23 family metallopeptidase, which yields MKATIFGLVFLLFSTAFSQENYPKDAFRSPLDIPLVLAGTFGELRSNHFHSGIDIKTQQREGLKAYAVADGTVTRIKVSLWGYGKVIYIAHPNGYTSVYGHLQKFSPKIEEYINTLQYKKQAFEVEVFPDFGELKVEKGELIAYTGNTGGSSGPHLHFEIRSSVSEKPTNPLLYGYDIKDNTVPVLAGLYVYPLSKDSQVNQSANKLELKFSKQSDGTFLAEKVYATGTIGFGVNSFDRQDLAANQNGLYQVQQVVNGKTYTDYDLESFSFGESRYINTLIDYQHFGRHRQRIQKLFKMPRNNMSIYNEVYNNGEIDVSEGLSYNVEILMKDFENNTTKVIIPVEGKKEALKISKKEDKTENYLVAKKPNTYDLGGAQVYFPANTFYEDFYIDLKKGTDTVTIHNSTVPAHQNFTITFDSSKYSKEDRKQLFIARLDSKLRPSHMTTYKRGNTFSTRTRNLGTYTIAKDSVGPKVRATNFKEKQWLSNYKYLSLHISDDLSGINTYSATLNGKWILMEYEPKKNTITYNFDAQILDQKECNLEVIVTDNVGNSTTFNSSFYRK from the coding sequence ATGAAAGCAACCATATTTGGTTTAGTATTCCTATTGTTTAGTACAGCATTTTCTCAAGAAAATTATCCTAAAGACGCCTTTAGATCTCCTCTTGATATTCCTTTAGTTTTAGCAGGAACTTTTGGCGAGCTTAGAAGCAACCATTTTCACAGCGGTATTGATATAAAAACGCAACAACGTGAAGGCTTAAAAGCTTATGCTGTTGCTGATGGAACAGTGACTAGAATAAAAGTATCTTTATGGGGATATGGTAAGGTAATTTATATTGCTCACCCTAATGGTTATACTTCTGTATACGGGCATTTGCAGAAATTCTCTCCTAAAATAGAAGAATACATTAATACGTTGCAATACAAAAAACAGGCTTTTGAAGTAGAAGTTTTTCCTGATTTCGGAGAATTGAAAGTCGAAAAAGGAGAACTGATAGCTTATACAGGGAATACTGGTGGATCTTCTGGGCCGCACTTACATTTTGAAATTAGAAGTAGTGTTTCCGAGAAACCAACAAATCCTTTATTATACGGTTATGACATAAAAGATAATACCGTACCTGTTTTAGCGGGCTTATATGTATACCCACTTAGCAAGGATAGCCAGGTAAACCAAAGTGCTAATAAATTAGAATTGAAATTTTCAAAACAAAGTGACGGGACTTTTCTTGCCGAAAAAGTATATGCTACAGGAACAATAGGTTTTGGTGTAAATTCTTTTGACAGACAAGACTTAGCCGCAAACCAAAACGGATTGTATCAAGTACAACAGGTAGTCAATGGAAAAACATATACTGATTATGACTTAGAATCTTTCTCCTTTGGTGAAAGCAGATATATTAACACCTTAATAGATTATCAACATTTTGGCCGCCACCGTCAGCGCATTCAAAAATTATTTAAAATGCCTCGTAATAATATGAGTATTTACAATGAGGTATATAATAACGGTGAAATAGATGTTTCTGAAGGTCTTAGTTACAACGTTGAAATTCTAATGAAAGATTTTGAGAATAATACCACCAAAGTAATTATTCCCGTAGAAGGAAAAAAAGAAGCTTTAAAGATTTCAAAAAAAGAAGATAAGACAGAAAACTATTTAGTAGCAAAAAAACCAAATACTTATGACTTAGGGGGTGCTCAAGTCTACTTTCCTGCCAATACATTTTATGAGGATTTTTATATCGATTTAAAAAAGGGAACAGATACCGTTACTATTCACAATAGTACAGTTCCTGCACACCAAAACTTTACGATTACTTTTGATAGCTCAAAATATTCTAAAGAAGATAGAAAGCAACTATTTATTGCACGTCTAGATAGTAAATTACGCCCTAGCCATATGACGACTTATAAAAGAGGGAACACCTTCTCTACTCGTACTAGAAACTTAGGTACGTACACTATTGCTAAAGACAGTGTTGGGCCTAAAGTGCGGGCTACCAATTTTAAAGAGAAACAATGGTTGAGTAATTATAAGTACTTGAGTTTACATATTTCTGATGACTTGAGCGGTATAAACACTTATTCTGCTACTTTAAATGGAAAATGGATTCTAATGGAATACGAACCTAAGAAAAATACGATTACCTATAATTTTGATGCTCAGATCTTAGACCAAAAAGAATGCAACCTAGAAGTTATAGTCACAGATAATGTAGGAAATAGCACTACCTTTAATAGTTCATTCTATAGGAAATAG
- a CDS encoding cell division protein ZapA, whose product MAEKLKIKLSIADRVYPLTIDPNQEEGLRKAAKNIEQLAKNFESNYAVRDKQDVLAMCALQFASKIEQRSIEQNEDTTEVTAKLKALDDLVSEKLSVK is encoded by the coding sequence ATGGCGGAAAAGCTTAAAATAAAACTTTCTATTGCTGATAGAGTCTATCCATTAACGATAGATCCTAATCAGGAAGAAGGTTTGCGTAAGGCAGCTAAGAATATAGAGCAGCTTGCGAAAAATTTTGAGAGTAATTATGCTGTAAGAGATAAACAAGATGTATTGGCAATGTGTGCCTTGCAGTTTGCCTCAAAAATAGAACAACGAAGTATTGAACAAAATGAAGACACCACTGAAGTCACGGCTAAATTAAAGGCCCTGGATGATTTGGTTTCTGAAAAGCTAAGTGTAAAATAG